The genomic segment CTGTTTACCATAATCCATTGCAATTTCATTTTTCACATTAGGCATTATATCTTCTGTTCTTTCATCATTTATTCTCAGTTTATAGATTTTTATATTTTTCCTTGCTACTCTGGATCTTAGAATATTTTTAGATTCTACAATAATTTTAGGCATGTTATTCTTCTTTCTTAACTTAATATATCACACAACTACAACATCTTTCAATCCATTTTTCACTGCAATTCTCTTAAGCTTATTCATATAGGCATCATTTGGTGTATAAGCCTTTAAAACATCCTCCCTGACACCATTCTGACGGAATTTTATAATCTTGTATTTTATATCACTGTTACATTCTGCAATAAGCTTACTTATATTATCCACCATTTTCTCATTGTCAGTTATTTCAGGCACAATTACTGTCCTTACTTCATAAACTTTATCCAGTCCTGCTAAAAACCTGAAATTTTCAATGACAGTTTTATTTGTTGTTCCTGTTATAAGATTATGTTCCTCTTCAGTAAATCCCTTTATATCTATCATTACCTTATCCAGAACTTCTACAAATTTCCTTTTTTCTTCAGACCAAAGTGGAAATGAGCAGTTACTGTCTACAAAACAGGTCAATCTCGGCCATTTCTCCTTCACTGCTGTGAAAAGCTCTGTTAAAAATCTCCATTGCAGTGTGCATTCTCCACCTGAAACAGTTATTCCTGATATGAAAGGAGCAACTTCCGAGATTTCATTCATAATTTCTTCCACTGTCATTGGAGTTACATCATCTGAACAGTTTCCTTCCTTCATTATTTCTATTGTTTCAGGATTGTGGCAATATAGGCAGTCAAAATTACACCCCTGAAAAAATATTGACAGCCTGTTACCCGGGCCGTCAACATTACTGAAGGGTATTATTTTGTTAACAATCCCTTTCATTATTCATTTCCTCTTACTTTTCTTTCCAATATTTTAGAATTTTCCCTTGCTCCCAGTCCAAATACAACTGTCTGCTGTATAACCTGCTCATTTTTGTATAATTTTTCCATTTCAGATTTTTTTACAAGATATCCTGTTATTCTTATTACATCAGCATCTGTAGAGTAAACAGAGAAATATCTCATTCCTTCCTTAAATGCACCTTTTATAATATCAAGAATTGAAGCCGGATTTTTAGAAGACATTTCATCAAATGGGAAAATATCTCCTATTCCTGATTTAAAATAAGGGTGGAATTTAGCAGTCTGTTTTATGTGCTTAGGTAAAGCCGGTTCATCTCCTATAGGAATTCTGCATCCTGGACTTATTCCGGCATCTGTATCTATTCCTACCTGAGCATGAAGCACATAGTGATTATCAGTTATTTCACAGTACTTTGTCTTGTAGTTGTGTACCAATTCCTGTAATCTTTCAATAACTCTTACTCCAAGTTCATCAGCATACTCGCTCCATCCAAACTTGTCTTCCTTATTTTCTGCACCTATTATTTTATTTACACATTCAGCAAGCCCTACTACTCCAAACATTCCACTGAATCTATCCCTATGGATTAAACCTTCTTTTACAAGGAAACTTGTATCAAAGAATCCACTTTCTTCCACAAGGAACTTAACTCTTTTATCCATGTAGCTTGCCATTCTTTTAACAGCTTCAGGCAATGCATTATTAAGTAAGTCCTCTTCATCCTTTGCTTCATTTGCCAATTTTGCCAGATTAAGTCTTACAAGGGTATAAGCTCCACCACCAATACTAAGTCCATTGTAGCAGCTTGCTATTGCATAATCTTCCCCATAAAAGTCTTTTCTGAACATTTTATTATTTGCAAAACTAGGTTTAGCAACTTTTAAACTTGTTTCAATTGCCAATACTGCAAAATCATCAGGAGTCACTTCTTCATCATATTTCAATGTCAGGTTAGGAGTCATTGTATTGAGCTCAGCTGTAGCTCTCATTATCATTTCCCCTGCCTTTGTTTTGTGAGGTCCTAAATTTGCATGACAGAATGAATCTGTAATAGTTCTGTCAATTTGAAGAAGGAACAGCTTAATAGCCTTATATGCTTCTTCCTCATCTTTTATGTATGGCTCAAGCAACGTATCAAGATTTCCAAGATAAACTGGATACGTAGTTATGGAAGGTACATGATTATACAATATAAGTAAATTAGTTGTAGCTTCCCATATGTCCTTTGCAGGTTTTATTTCAAGAAATTTACTTCCCTGTTTCATAAACACTTCATAGTCAGGTGTAATGTATCTTGCCCTGTATGGAGCATTTCCTTCAAATAAATCACAGATTATGCCTTTATCTCTATATTCCTGAATTTCAGGTGTAATTCCAAGAACATCAAGTGTTGCTTCAGCAGCTCCTGCCAGTGTTCTCAGCTTCTGTTCATAAGTAAGAACTCTATTTTTAACGATAGATAAAATTTGATCCGACATAAAAGTCCTCCTCTAAATAAATTCTTTTCCTGTACTTTTTCCTGTATATTTTAAATCAAAATCCCAAATTGATTTTCTATTTGTCTTTTCTTCGTACAAATATTGTACCACATTTTTTCTATAAAGGCTATATCTTAATTATCTTTTTGTGACTTTATTTTTCAACTTTATCTATTCTTAATTTTTTTAAACTCTATTTTTTATCTCTTATTTATTTTCTTCAATAAACTTTTCTATTTCTTCCCTTGTTGGAATTGAATCCTGCGCTCCCTGTCTTGTTACAACAATTGCCGATACTGCAGTTGCGTATTTTATAGCTTCGTCAGGATTTCCTGTTTCGCATATTTTCATTGTAAATGCTCCAATAAAGGAATCTCCGGCCGCAGTTGTATCCACTGCCTTCACTTTATAAACACCGTATTTCTTTATACTGTTATCTTCACTGAAAAGAATACTTCCTTTATCTCCTAACGTAAGAATAATATTTTTTATACCGTATTCTTTCTTTTTACTTGAAATTTTTTCTGTATATTCTTTATCATTAAATTCTATTTCAAAAATTTCTTCCATTTCAGTTTCATTTAATATTAGATAATCTGTATTCTTAAAAACTTTCTCACTTAACTTTCTTGCAGGAGCAGGATTAAATATTGTTATCTTTCCAAGTTCCTTTGCCTTCAAAAGAGAAAATTCCACTGTATCAGCAGGTATCTCATTCTGCAATATTACAACATCACTTGAAGCTATGACATCCTGTTTATCCTGAATATGTTCCTTCGTAATTTTAAAATTACTTCCAGGAATTACAATAATATTATTATCCCCTTTTCTATCAACTGTTATAATTGCTCTTCCTGTCAGTTCATCACTTTTAATGACATTATCAGAAATTATTCCATATTTATTCAAATTCTGAATTAATTTTTCTCCCTGTGAATCTTTTCCAACCATTCCAATCATTTCTGTTTTCATTCCCAGCTTTGAAACTGCTACAGCCTGATTAGCTCCTTTTCCTCCACAGCTTTCATAAAAATCATTTCCAAATATTGTTTCTCCTAACTTTGGAAGTTCCTCCACCTTTACTGTCATATCCATATTTAAGCTTCCTATTACAAGTGCTTTTTTCATTTTGACACCTCCTCATTTTTTTAATTTTACCATACTTTCCCCCATTTTCCTAATTAAAAAATACAGGAAAACAGAGGGCTATCTCAAAAAGAAAACTTAAAAATAATATAAAAGAGGTTGTCTCAAAAAGAAAATTAAAAAACCAATGTGAAAAACTATATTTTTGAATTATTTAAAATTTTACAATGTAAAACAGAAAATGAATTTAGGAAAAGTCAACTGTTTGAGCCTTCAGGCGAGTTTTTGACTTTTCCTTAATGAATGACTGTTTTATATGAGTAAAATTTTAGTAAATGAAAAAAATATAGTTTTCCCATATACTATATTAATTTTTACTATTTTGAGACAACCTCTTTTTATATCATATTTTTCAATTTTGAGATAGCCTATCTTTTCCTGTATTTTTAAATTAATCCACCCTCAATGCTTCCATAGGCTCCAGAGCCGCGGCTTTTTTTGCTGGATAAACTCCAAATACAAGGCCAATCATTGTTGAAACAAAGATACATACAAATACAACAACTGGGCTTAGAATAGGGGTTGCTCCCACAAATATTCCTATAAGAAGCGCCAACAGATATCCTATTATTGCTCCAATTATACCTCCAAAAAATGTCAGAATTATGGCTTCAATTAGAAACTGCACAAGAATATGCACTGTTTTTGCTCCAATCGCTTTACGAAGACCAACTTCCCTAATTCTTTCCGTAACACTTACAAGCATAATATTCATAACTCCTATTCCACCTACAAAAAGTGAAATGGCGGCAACTCCGCTTATAAACAGTGACAGCATATTTAGAATATTGTTAAATTCATCAAGTCCCTGGCTTGTAGAAGATACATTATAAATATCCGGATCACTTCCTCTTGTTTCAAGAGACTTCTTAACTGCTTCCATTACCCTGTTCATATCATTGGCATCTGTAGCTTTTACCTGTAATTCCGTATATTTATCCTGTTCATTACCATTTATATGGTTAAGATAATTATTCGGCAAAAGTCCCATTCCAGGCATACCTTCAGTTCCACCACCCAGACTTGCATATGGATTTTTATAAACTCCAACAACAGTAACAGTCTGACTATTTTTTCTAAAATTCAAAGTGAGTTTTTTTCCTATCGGATTTTCTCCAGGATATAGTTCTTCTGCCGTTATATGATCTATCATTACATATTTTCCATCTTTTCTGTATTCACTGGGTAAAAATTTTCTTCCTTTCAGTACCGTATAATCTGATATTTTAAAATAGTCCTCTGTCACTCCTGTTCCTTGAAACATTTTTGTATTATCATTTACACTTATTCTGGCAAAGGTGCTTGAGGTAGGAGTAACTGCCTCAACTCCTTCGATACTTTTTATTTTTTCTATATCTTTTGATGTAAGCAGATCATCTGTTTTATAAGTCTGTCCAGGCGAAGTATCAATTGATATTTCAAAATTTGACACTCCAAGTTTATTCAAATCACCCGTAATATTTTCCTTAATTCCTGCACCAAGAGAGGACATCAGTATAACTGCGGCTATTCCAATTATTATTCCTAACATTGTCAGGAAAGAACGTACTTTATAGCTGAACAGATTTGATACGGATAATTTTAACAGTTCAAAAAAATCCATTTATACTCCCCTCCGATTATATACAATTTCATCTTTTTCTATTACACCATCTTTTAATCTTATTATTCTTTTACAATGTCCCGCTACATCTTCTTCATGGGTAACCATTACTATCGTTGTTCCATTATCATTTAACTTTTTAAATATTTCCAGAACCTCTTCTCCTGATTTTGAATCCAGATTTCCTGTAGGCTCATCCGCCAGAAGAATTCTAGGATTGTTTATTATTGCCCTTGCTATCGCAACCCTCTGTCTTTGACCTCCTGACATTTCACTAGGTTTATGATGTATCCTGTCACCTAATCCAACACTTTCAAGTGCTTCTGTCGCCCTCTTTATTCTCTCACTTTTTTTCACTCCTGCATAAAGTGCCGGAAGGGCAACATTTTCCACTGCTGTCATTTTAGGAAGCAGATTAAATGTCTGAAAGACAAATCCTATTTTTTTATTTCTCACCTCAGCAAGTTCATCACCTTTTATCGTTGAAACATCCTGATTGTCAAGAATATACTTTCCTGATGTTAAACTGTCCAGACATCCAAGAATGTTCATAAGGGTAGATTTTCCACTTCCTGAAGGTCCCATGAAAGCCACATATTCACCTTCCTTAACGGAAAGATTAAGTCCTTTCAGTACTGTCAGTTCCAAATGGCCTGTTTTATATGTTTTTACTATATCGCTTACGTCTATCATAAAAATTTACCTCTAATTCATATAATTCGTGTTTCCTACATTGGCGGTCCACCAGGACCTCCTCCGCCACCTTTTTTCTTATTGCCTTTTACATTCGCTTTTTTTCCGTTATTTTGTGAAGGATCTGCTATTTTTATTTTTTCACCATCTTTAAGTGCTTCATCAATTACTGAAATTATTTTGTCTCCTTCTGACAATCCTGATGTAACTTCATAATATGAATCATCATTTGTTCCAATCTGTATTTCCTTTTTTGTAACTTTGCTGCTATTATCCACTGTAAATACATAATATTTTCCATTTTCATTCATAACTGCACTATATGGAACTTTTATTATATTTTTGCTTTCCTTGTAGAAAATTACGGCATTGATTGTCGCTCCAGGTCTTAAGCTCTTGGCATCATTAAACTTTATTGTAACTGTTGTATTACTTTCATCAAGGCTCGAACTTTTTGTTGCAACTCCTGATACTTCAGCAACTTCCCCTTCAACCTTTTCCCCATCAGGCAATGAATCTGATGTTATTTCCACCCTTTGTCCCACAGCAACATTTTTTATTTGTGAATCTGAAAGGCTCACTTCCACCTTCATATTTTTTGTATCTGATACTTTAAAAAGCGTAGTTTCTGTATTTACCCTATAGTTTTCATCTGCTGTCATTTCAGTAATTACTCCATCCACCGGACTTACTATTTCATCTTTTATTAAAGATAAATCTTCCTGCAATGTTGACAGTTCCAGCTGGGCAGTTTCCAGGGCAATTCTCGCATCATCAATTGACACTTTTGAAGCTCCTCCAACTTTAAAAAGCTCGCTGGCATTTCTTAAATCTCTTCTTTTCTGTTCCACTTCCAGAGCTTTTATCTGTATTTTTCTTACAGTTTCATTTTTATCCACAGGATAGAATGTAACAACTACATCACCTTTTTTTACATTGTCTCCCTTTTTGAAAAATACCTTCTGAACTCTCTGGCTTGAAGTTGTATAGACTGAAATTTCATTATCTGAAACAACTTGTCCTGTCTTTTCAGTAGAAAGTGATATATCTCCCTTTTCCACTGTTGTAACTTCATATTCCTTGACTTCTGTCTTTTTACCGCAGGAAAGCAGAAAAACCAGAAGCAGGGATAAGAATAATATTCCTTTTTTCATGGAAATCTCCTTTTTCATTATTTATAATATTTTATTTTTCTAGTATATGCGGCCAGTTCATTTTTAGCCACTTCATAGTCGATTACTGCCTTGTTGTAAGCATTTCTTTTTTCCACATAGTTTTCATATGTATCTGCTCCAAGCTCGTATTTTTTAGCATATATTACGTAGTTTTCCTTAGCTATATCCATATTTTTCTTGCTGATCAGTTCATTTGTCTGATAAGTTGTATAATTTAACATTTCCTGACCTACATTGGATAATATTTCATTCTTCTTCTGTTCATATTCCAGTTTCAGCTTTTCCGATTCATTTTTCAAATCTTCAAGCGTATCATTATACTGTTTGAAAGTCTTTGTTATCCCCACACCTACAGTAAATGATTTATTTTTTATTGAGTACCCCGCATCTGCTGTCACTTTTGGAACTTTGTAATCATAAGTTTCCTTTTTCAGTTTTTCACTGTTCAGACTTTCGTTAAGCTCGATTTTTTCTGCTTCTGACAATCGCAGCTTATAGAAGTCTTCATTTTTCAGCTCAACCTTTTTTATATCTTCAAGCTTTTCATTTTCAGGAATTGTCACATTATAAATCATGAATTTTTCCTTCAGGATTTTCAATTCTCTTTCTAAATTTTCATATTTCAGCTGGGAAGTCTCATATTCTGTTTTAGCTAAATCAAAATCATATTTTGCAGCCGTTCCAACTTCATATTTTTTAGCCTGTATTGCATAATCCTTCTTTTTATCGTCCAGAGAAAGAGCTTCCTGCTCCATTTCCTTTTCCTTGCTCTTATAGTTTTTATAAAGGTCTATAAGCTCTCTTATTTCAGAATTTTTTGTTGTTTCATTAGTTATTTTCTGAATATCCCTCTGAATATTGTTTATTTTCAGGTTATATTTATCATCTCCATTTTTTGAAAAATCATTCAGAACTTTTGAAACTCCAATTTTATTTTCTGTCATTTCATTGTTTGTTATATTGTAAGTATTTTTATAATAAAATAATCCATATTTCACAGTATTATCTGTACTTATTCCATCATATGTGTGACTGTTTTCGTATGTATTTTGAGAAGATATGGTTACTTCATTCCATGAACCCTTTTTCAGAACTTTGTCCTTTATATCATATGTTTTCAAGTTGGCTTCGTTTATTTTCGTGGTATAGGATTTTTTTTCATACTCTGAAATTGCCGTATCTAAATCCATTCCATAACTTAAAGCACTTAAAAAACACAGAAAAAGTAACTGCAATTTCTTACTCTTTATACTAGGAATTACCTTAAACATTCTATACTCCTTTCTTACAAATGAATTGTATCATTTTACACCTTTTTCCTTAGAATACTCTTTTTTTATACTCCTTTTTATGCTTTTTTCAAGCTTTTCCTCTATTTTTACATCAAATAAATCTTAACAGATAATTTTGTCAAAATTGTGTCATTTTTCTTTTTTTATTCTGAATATCGGATTTTGTAGTTAAATTTTTCTTATTTATAGAATTTCATTGAAAAATATGTTAAAATAATGAAAGTATGAAAGGAGATTTTATGGCAAATTATAAAAGATTTGATTTTAAAAAACTGTATTTTATTTTATATATAGTACTTGTACTTATTGTAGTATACCTGCTTTTTAAACTTGGGATTTTTCTGTTTCCTTTTACATTGGCTCTGTTTTTTTCAATAATGACTCAGCCATTTTCAAGGTTTCTGGAGAAAAAACTTAAATTTTCACAGAAAATTGCAACCATAGTGTCAATTGTCCTGTTTCTGGTAATATTTTTAGGATTTATAAGTCTTTCAACATTACGTTTATCAGGGGAAATTTACAAACTTTCCATAAATCTTAACAAATATTCCAAAGATGTTCAGACTTTGTGGAACACTACAATAGATAAGGTTTACTCCCTTCTTGGATATTTTCCTGAAGGTTTTGATGAACAGGTAAAAAATTCCATAAACGGATTTATCAGAATGGGGACTTCAAAGCTAGGTTCCTTCATAAACAGCCTTATAAACTTTATTACATCAATACCAACAATAATACTTTATATCTGTATTACAATACTTTCAACGTTTTTTATAAGTCTGGATAAAAATAAGATAATGGCTTTTCTGGAACAGCAGTTTCCAGAATCATGGATAAAAAAGGTATATAACATAAAAAGAGAAATGTTTAATGTCCTCGGTTCTTATATAAGAGCTCAAATTATACTTATGACAATCTGTTTCTTTGAACTGCTGATTTCATTCAATATACTGTCATTCTTAAAATTTAATTTGCAGTATCCGTTGATTTTTTCAATTGTAATCTGTATTATTGATGCCCTTCCAATACTGGGAGCCGGAGCTGTACTTCTGCCATGGAGCTTAATATCATTTGTAACGGGAGATATTAATCTTGGACTGGCTTTACTCGTTATTTATTTTCTGGTTCTTTCTGTACGTCAGATGCTCGAACCAAAGCTTATAAGCCAAAATCTGGGTGTACATCCACTTGTTACACTAATATCAATGTATTCCGGATTTAAATTTTTTGGAGTTATAGGATTCCTTATAGGTCCTGTTGTAATGATTATACTTAAAAATGTATTCTCACGTGAACTGGAAATTGGATTTTTCAGAGAAATTTTTACTGAAGTTCCAGATGATGATGATAAAAATAAATCTGACAACGGTAAATCTGATAATGCTGAAAAAAATGCCGATTCTGGTTCTAATACAGAATTGGATAGTAACTCAAAAAATAATGAATCTATAAACGAAAAAGTAAAAAAATATATAGATAAGGAATTTATTGACGACAGAAAATGTTAAAAAAATAGAAATAAAAAACTATCAAAAAAGAATATATATCAAAAACTGATGTAACGATATATTTCTTTTGAGATAGTTTTTTTATTGAAAGAAGACAGAAATGCAAATTATCTGCATTTCCATCAACTTATCAAATTTTATATCTGAGTAATAATGATTAGTAAATCAATCTGAATCCAAGTCCACCTCTCAGATTATTATTATCACTGTCATATCCTGTATTAAGAGTCATTCCTACTCTGGAATTTTCTATTCCAAAGTTTAAATCTGCTTTGAATTTTCCTTTTCTGCTGTCTTTGTCTCCTCTTATGTTAAACCAGTCAGCAGTTGTATATGATACTCTTGCCCTGTTATTTACATTTCCTACTTTTCCTAATTCACTTTCATAACCTAAACCTAAAGAAGCTGTAAATATGCTCTTAACTGCAAAAGGTTGTCTATAGTTAAATTCAACTCCTATTGCCGGTTTTATTGAATAGTAACCATTTCCTTCTACATCCAGTCTCATTTCTCCTGATTTTTCTTTAATGTTACTGAATCTTCCATATTCAACTTTTAAACTTCCATATGGTCTGATACTTGTTCTTTCACTTGTTCTTATATTGTATCCAACTTCATTTTTAACTGCTACACCATAAGTTGTATAGTCAGATTTAGCATTGAAGATTTCATCTACTACAAGATATTTTCTATGCATTTCATTTTTAGATACGTATCCTTCTCCTGAAATTGTCCATTGAAGATTTCCATTGTGGTCTGATGCAGGTGTCATTGTCTTGAAGATTCCAAGTTTTAACATAGTTTGATTTTCTCTTGATCCCCCAATGTCTTTAAACTTGAATTTGTTATGCACTCCTCCTGCATACCATCCTGATACGTTTCCTAACTTGACAGTTTCATCTTCATGCAGGTATGCAAATCCATACGCATCACTTGTATAGTCTATAATTCCTGCTGTATCTGTAGTGTATTCGTCCTTCATTCCAAATACTTTTATTTTATTTGACTGTTTA from the Leptotrichia sp. oral taxon 215 str. W9775 genome contains:
- a CDS encoding radical SAM protein, which produces MKGIVNKIIPFSNVDGPGNRLSIFFQGCNFDCLYCHNPETIEIMKEGNCSDDVTPMTVEEIMNEISEVAPFISGITVSGGECTLQWRFLTELFTAVKEKWPRLTCFVDSNCSFPLWSEEKRKFVEVLDKVMIDIKGFTEEEHNLITGTTNKTVIENFRFLAGLDKVYEVRTVIVPEITDNEKMVDNISKLIAECNSDIKYKIIKFRQNGVREDVLKAYTPNDAYMNKLKRIAVKNGLKDVVVV
- a CDS encoding YjjI family glycine radical enzyme produces the protein MSDQILSIVKNRVLTYEQKLRTLAGAAEATLDVLGITPEIQEYRDKGIICDLFEGNAPYRARYITPDYEVFMKQGSKFLEIKPAKDIWEATTNLLILYNHVPSITTYPVYLGNLDTLLEPYIKDEEEAYKAIKLFLLQIDRTITDSFCHANLGPHKTKAGEMIMRATAELNTMTPNLTLKYDEEVTPDDFAVLAIETSLKVAKPSFANNKMFRKDFYGEDYAIASCYNGLSIGGGAYTLVRLNLAKLANEAKDEEDLLNNALPEAVKRMASYMDKRVKFLVEESGFFDTSFLVKEGLIHRDRFSGMFGVVGLAECVNKIIGAENKEDKFGWSEYADELGVRVIERLQELVHNYKTKYCEITDNHYVLHAQVGIDTDAGISPGCRIPIGDEPALPKHIKQTAKFHPYFKSGIGDIFPFDEMSSKNPASILDIIKGAFKEGMRYFSVYSTDADVIRITGYLVKKSEMEKLYKNEQVIQQTVVFGLGARENSKILERKVRGNE
- the rbsK gene encoding ribokinase; the protein is MKKALVIGSLNMDMTVKVEELPKLGETIFGNDFYESCGGKGANQAVAVSKLGMKTEMIGMVGKDSQGEKLIQNLNKYGIISDNVIKSDELTGRAIITVDRKGDNNIIVIPGSNFKITKEHIQDKQDVIASSDVVILQNEIPADTVEFSLLKAKELGKITIFNPAPARKLSEKVFKNTDYLILNETEMEEIFEIEFNDKEYTEKISSKKKEYGIKNIILTLGDKGSILFSEDNSIKKYGVYKVKAVDTTAAGDSFIGAFTMKICETGNPDEAIKYATAVSAIVVTRQGAQDSIPTREEIEKFIEENK
- a CDS encoding ABC transporter permease is translated as MDFFELLKLSVSNLFSYKVRSFLTMLGIIIGIAAVILMSSLGAGIKENITGDLNKLGVSNFEISIDTSPGQTYKTDDLLTSKDIEKIKSIEGVEAVTPTSSTFARISVNDNTKMFQGTGVTEDYFKISDYTVLKGRKFLPSEYRKDGKYVMIDHITAEELYPGENPIGKKLTLNFRKNSQTVTVVGVYKNPYASLGGGTEGMPGMGLLPNNYLNHINGNEQDKYTELQVKATDANDMNRVMEAVKKSLETRGSDPDIYNVSSTSQGLDEFNNILNMLSLFISGVAAISLFVGGIGVMNIMLVSVTERIREVGLRKAIGAKTVHILVQFLIEAIILTFFGGIIGAIIGYLLALLIGIFVGATPILSPVVVFVCIFVSTMIGLVFGVYPAKKAAALEPMEALRVD
- a CDS encoding ABC transporter ATP-binding protein, whose product is MIDVSDIVKTYKTGHLELTVLKGLNLSVKEGEYVAFMGPSGSGKSTLMNILGCLDSLTSGKYILDNQDVSTIKGDELAEVRNKKIGFVFQTFNLLPKMTAVENVALPALYAGVKKSERIKRATEALESVGLGDRIHHKPSEMSGGQRQRVAIARAIINNPRILLADEPTGNLDSKSGEEVLEIFKKLNDNGTTIVMVTHEEDVAGHCKRIIRLKDGVIEKDEIVYNRRGV
- a CDS encoding efflux RND transporter periplasmic adaptor subunit, with amino-acid sequence MKKGILFLSLLLVFLLSCGKKTEVKEYEVTTVEKGDISLSTEKTGQVVSDNEISVYTTSSQRVQKVFFKKGDNVKKGDVVVTFYPVDKNETVRKIQIKALEVEQKRRDLRNASELFKVGGASKVSIDDARIALETAQLELSTLQEDLSLIKDEIVSPVDGVITEMTADENYRVNTETTLFKVSDTKNMKVEVSLSDSQIKNVAVGQRVEITSDSLPDGEKVEGEVAEVSGVATKSSSLDESNTTVTIKFNDAKSLRPGATINAVIFYKESKNIIKVPYSAVMNENGKYYVFTVDNSSKVTKKEIQIGTNDDSYYEVTSGLSEGDKIISVIDEALKDGEKIKIADPSQNNGKKANVKGNKKKGGGGGPGGPPM
- a CDS encoding TolC family protein, encoding MFKVIPSIKSKKLQLLFLCFLSALSYGMDLDTAISEYEKKSYTTKINEANLKTYDIKDKVLKKGSWNEVTISSQNTYENSHTYDGISTDNTVKYGLFYYKNTYNITNNEMTENKIGVSKVLNDFSKNGDDKYNLKINNIQRDIQKITNETTKNSEIRELIDLYKNYKSKEKEMEQEALSLDDKKKDYAIQAKKYEVGTAAKYDFDLAKTEYETSQLKYENLERELKILKEKFMIYNVTIPENEKLEDIKKVELKNEDFYKLRLSEAEKIELNESLNSEKLKKETYDYKVPKVTADAGYSIKNKSFTVGVGITKTFKQYNDTLEDLKNESEKLKLEYEQKKNEILSNVGQEMLNYTTYQTNELISKKNMDIAKENYVIYAKKYELGADTYENYVEKRNAYNKAVIDYEVAKNELAAYTRKIKYYK
- the ytvI gene encoding sporulation integral membrane protein YtvI, translated to MANYKRFDFKKLYFILYIVLVLIVVYLLFKLGIFLFPFTLALFFSIMTQPFSRFLEKKLKFSQKIATIVSIVLFLVIFLGFISLSTLRLSGEIYKLSINLNKYSKDVQTLWNTTIDKVYSLLGYFPEGFDEQVKNSINGFIRMGTSKLGSFINSLINFITSIPTIILYICITILSTFFISLDKNKIMAFLEQQFPESWIKKVYNIKREMFNVLGSYIRAQIILMTICFFELLISFNILSFLKFNLQYPLIFSIVICIIDALPILGAGAVLLPWSLISFVTGDINLGLALLVIYFLVLSVRQMLEPKLISQNLGVHPLVTLISMYSGFKFFGVIGFLIGPVVMIILKNVFSRELEIGFFREIFTEVPDDDDKNKSDNGKSDNAEKNADSGSNTELDSNSKNNESINEKVKKYIDKEFIDDRKC